The following are encoded in a window of Manihot esculenta cultivar AM560-2 chromosome 8, M.esculenta_v8, whole genome shotgun sequence genomic DNA:
- the LOC110620341 gene encoding uncharacterized protein LOC110620341: MWDCRLHSDVLPHGSHGVHGYSLSSNSRGSRSWVGSERLTNHHHSVSDGVLSYSDSLPDNVQEPRWTSPVQKFNLGEVAASTVGGSRSQTYSLPSTERRFAVRATTASPSFGSPSPLSEPSHWESTSKRPLAFSNRNFPSRRPYMSKTVYPLVFRNPVSDCETFGDADISNIGRLIPGENLASPSCWPDNSSSVEYKFHRTLTELQKLETSPDPSASSRREGFRWSSASSYDLGLDGDRFDMAEHMDMESLRSPNSAVPDQKCGVCGKFLWQKSPWSSHRIMRGGDMPIAGVLPCSHVFHAECLEQATPKAHIHDPPCPLCLKTIGSVEESSSISEPLQLALRSIRRNRGVVISEALGSRNNSEASTHIKGRLRKNWLRAVRRWNDNGSLTSRLKGHFTFRGKVGKGIFSTKVSHKKGSSSREPIQSQISMQ, encoded by the exons ATGTGGGACTGCAGATTACACTCAGATGTTTTACCCCATGGATCTCATGGAGTTCATGGTTACTCACTATCCTCAAACAGCAGAGGAAGCAGAAGTTGGGTTGGCAGTGAACGGTTAACCAATCATCATCATTCTGTTTCTGATGGGGTGCTCTCTTATTCTGATAGCCTGCCTGACAATGTTCAAGAACCCCGGTGGACATCACCagttcaaaaatttaatttaggcGAGGTTGCTGCCTCAACTGTGGGAG GATCAAGATCCCAGACCTATTCATTGCCTTCCACTGAG AGGCGATTTGCTGTTAGAGCTACCACAGCATCCCCTAGTTTTGGGTCCCCATCTCCACTGTCTGAGCCCAGCCATTGGGAATCAACTAGCAAACGGCCCTTGGCTTTCTCCAATCGCAACTTTCCAAGCCGACGCCCTTACATGTCAAAAACTGTTTACCCTCTAGTATTCCGCAACCCTGTGTCAGATTGTGAAACCTTTGGTGATGCTGATATCAGCAACATTGGTAGGTTGATACCAGGTGAGAATTTGGCATCACCATCTTGTTGGCCTGATAACAGTTCAAGCGTGGAGTATAAGTTCCACAGAACCCTGACTGAACTTCAAAAGTTGGAGACGTCACCAGACCCCAGTGCAAGCTCTAGAAGAGAGGGATTTAGGTGGAGTAGTGCCAGTAGTTATGATTTGGGGCTTGATGGTGACAGGTTTGACATGGCAGAGCATATGGATATGGAGAGTCTGAGATCACCTAACAGTGCTGTTCCAGATCAGAAGTGTGGAGTTTGTGGAAAGTTTTTGTGGCAGAAGTCTCCCTGGAGTTCACATCGGATCATGAGAGGCGGTGACATGCCTATTGCTGGGGTGCTACCCTGCAGTCATGTGTTTCATGCTGAATGCTTAGAACAAGCGACTCCAAAGGCTCATATTCATGACCCTCCTTGCCCCTTGTGCTTGAAAACCATTGGATCAGTTGAAGAATCCTCATCAATTTCGGAGCCCTTACAGTTGGCCCTGAGATCCATACGGAGAAACAGAGGGGTGGTGATATCTGAAGCCCTGGGGAGTCGCAACAATAGTGAGGCCTCTACTCACATCAAAGGAAGGTTGAGGAAAAACTGGCTTCGAGCAGTACGTAGGTGGAACGACAATGGTTCATTAACAAGCCGCCTTAAAGGGCATTTTACCTTTAGGGGTAAGGTTGGTAAAGGTATTTTCAGTACTAAGGTATCTCACAAGAAAGGTTCATCTAGCCGCGAACCAATTCAATCCCAAATTTCTATGCAGTAG
- the LOC110620624 gene encoding thioredoxin-like 1-1, chloroplastic, which translates to MADVLSNTNLVSSSFSSSFTGHRNEQKNSSCRLKGFPRKVNRQTLRLKATSLGSDFHGKRVVLQDNQGKPKRGIYLQMSIKAQHTGLRLKSAPKWWEKGLQPNMREVTSAQDFVDSLLNAGDKLVIVDFFSPGCGGCKALHPKICQFAEMNPDVLFLHVNYEEHKSMCYSLNIHVLPFFRFYRGAQGRLCSFSCTNATIKKFRDALAKHSPDRCSLGPTKGLEEKELIALASNKDLNFKYAQKPDLPTPIPAKEERVPVVSPSHPNPALPLPLPLPTASPKSGQGSEEKTLVGSGR; encoded by the exons ATGgctgatgttttgagcaataccaatctggtttcttcttccttctcttcATCTTTTACTGGTCACCGAAACGAGCAGAAAAATAGCTCTTGCAGGCTAAAAGGGTTCCCCCGAAAAGTGAATCGTCAGACTTTGAGATTGAAAGCGACATCGCTTGGCAGTGATTTTCATGGAAAGAGGGTTGTTCTTCAAGACAATCAAGGCAAACCCAAGAGAGGGATTTATCTTCAAATGTCAATTAAGGCTCAG CATACTGGCCTTAGACTCAAGAGTGCTCCAAAATGGTGGGAAAAAGGATTGCAACCCAACATGAGGGAGGTGACCTCTGCTCAAGACTTTGTGGACTCCCTCTTGAACGCTGGAGATAAACTTGTCATTGTTGATTTCTTCTCCCCTGGTTGTGGTGGCTGCAAGGCTCTCCATCCCAAG ATATGTCAGTTTGCAGAGATGAACCCAGATGTGCTGTTCCTTCATGTGAATTATGAGGAACATAAATCCATGTGTTATAGCCTCAATATCCATGTGCTTCCCTTCTTCAGGTTTTATCGAGGGGCGCAAGGCCGGTTATGCAGCTTTAGCTGCACTAATGCTACG ATAAAAAAATTCAGAGATGCACTGGCCAAGCACTCTCCAGACCGGTGCAGTCTCGGGCCAACAAAAGGGCTGGAGGAGAAAGAGCTTATTGCATTGGCTTCCAACAAAGATCTCAACTTCAAATATGCACAGAAACCAGATCTGCCAACGCCAATTCCTGCCAAGGAAGAGAGAGTGCCAGTAGTATCCCCATCTCATCCAAATCCAGCTCTACCTCTACCTCTTCCTCTTCCCACAGCAAGTCCAAAATCTGGACAAGGCTCAGAGGAGAAAACGTTGGTCGGATCAGGGAGATGA
- the LOC110620623 gene encoding U11/U12 small nuclear ribonucleoprotein 65 kDa protein isoform X2 gives MEVKTGVEPEATVVTLLIRHLPEAIPHETLSRLFSHYNASSFRPCPAGRLRNCAFVDFKNEALAHQAQRQLNGLRFLGKVLAVERANKPNEDNKHKQSEAQLGKDYAAPTSVEKKASIIRDIGNDSKSIPASEAIAPRLGVDYPFPPHLEYAYPPPDGNILTNIVNALIAVPRFYTQVLHLMNKMNIPAPFRMALPTPPLPPSVAPPEPPPPPIATAKPHLADSSSESEMESSDEEVDDKASHVETSGAVKSRRKRARRESIVGPAVDKDVAHEAVGLKPSSLVPKEIPVIKKKNPVLQIKIAPKVTPNEQKDDGIMKEFEEPLDEGLDHKPYATPEEIESNKLAPEEILSLPKFKNYTVGNPTSVLYIKNLSKDMVPDDFFFIFGSLFGGIDAAKTGLSVKLMQEGRMRGQAFVTFPSVELAHQALILNHQQHGNVKGLVTCSQVKCTQR, from the exons ATGGAGGTGAAAACAGGAGTAGAACCAGAAGCAACGGTGGTCACCCTTTTGATACGACACCTTCCTGAGGCTATTCCCCATGAAACCCTCTCCCGACTCTTCTCCCACTATAACGCTAGCTCTTTCCGTCCTTGCCCCGCCGGAAG ACTGAGAAACTGTGCATTTGTGGATTTCAAGAATGAAGCATTGGCTCATCAAGCTCAGCGACAGTTGAATGG GTTGAGGTTTCTTGGCAAGGTCTTAGCAGTGGAGAGAGCTAATAAGCCAAATGAGGATAATAAACATAAGCAAAGTGAAGCTCAATTGGGGAAGGATTATGCAGCACCAACTTCTGTGGAAAAGAAGGCTTCTATAATAAGAGATATCGGCAATGATTCTAAGTCAATTCCAGCTAGTGAGGCTATTGCTCCAAGGCTTGGTGTAGATTATCCATTTCCTCCTCACCTGGA GTATGCTTATCCTCCTCCAGATGGAAATATCCTGACCAACATTGTAAATGCTCTTATTGCTGTTCCTCGCTTTTATACACAG GTGTTGCATTTGATGAACAAAATGAACATTCCAGCTCCATTTCGGATGGCGCTCCCCACTCCACCATTACCACCTTCAGTGGCCCCACCTGAACCCCCACCTCCCCCCATTGCAACTGCAAAACCTCATTTAGCAGATTCCAGTAGTGAGTCAGAAATGGAGTCCTCAGATGAG GAGGTTGATGACAAAGCCTCTCATGTTGAAACTTCAGGAGCAGTTAAATCTAGACGAAAGCGTGCTAGACGAGAATCAATTGTAGGCCCTGCAGTGGATAAAGATGTAGCTCATGAGGCTGTTGGACTGAAACCTTCCTCCCTGGTCCCAAAAGAAATTCCTGTTATAAAAAAGAAGAACCCTGTGTTACAG ATCAAAATTGCCCCCAAAGTAACTCCGAACGAGCAAAAGGATGACGGCATTATGAAAGAATTTGAAGAGCCGCTCGATGAAGGTTTAGATCATAAACCTTATGCAACTCCAGAAGAAATAGAGAGTAACAAGCTGGCTCCAGAGGAAATTCTCTCACTTCCAAAGTTTAAG AATTATACAGTTGGGAATCCCACATCTGTGTTGTACATAAAGAACTTGAGCAAGGATATGGTTCCTGATGATTTCTTCTTCATATTTG GATCATTGTTTGGAGGCATTGATGCAGCTAAAACTGGCCTTAGTGTGAAGTTAATGCAG GAGGGAAGAATGAGGGGCCAAGCTTTTGTGACATTTCCATCAGTTGAACTGGCCCACCAAGCTTTG ATACTCAACCATCAGCAACATGGGAACGTGAAGGGGCTTGTAACCTGCTCTCAAGTAAAATGCACACAACGTTAA
- the LOC110620623 gene encoding U11/U12 small nuclear ribonucleoprotein 65 kDa protein isoform X1: protein MEVKTGVEPEATVVTLLIRHLPEAIPHETLSRLFSHYNASSFRPCPAGRLRNCAFVDFKNEALAHQAQRQLNGLRFLGKVLAVERANKPNEDNKHKQSEAQLGKDYAAPTSVEKKASIIRDIGNDSKSIPASEAIAPRLGVDYPFPPHLEYAYPPPDGNILTNIVNALIAVPRFYTQVLHLMNKMNIPAPFRMALPTPPLPPSVAPPEPPPPPIATAKPHLADSSSESEMESSDEEVDDKASHVETSGAVKSRRKRARRESIVGPAVDKDVAHEAVGLKPSSLVPKEIPVIKKKNPVLQIKIAPKVTPNEQKDDGIMKEFEEPLDEGLDHKPYATPEEIESNKLAPEEILSLPKFKNYTVGNPTSVLYIKNLSKDMVPDDFFFIFGSLFGGIDAAKTGLSVKLMQEGRMRGQAFVTFPSVELAHQALNLVNGYVFKGKPMIIQFGRNPSAGKAN, encoded by the exons ATGGAGGTGAAAACAGGAGTAGAACCAGAAGCAACGGTGGTCACCCTTTTGATACGACACCTTCCTGAGGCTATTCCCCATGAAACCCTCTCCCGACTCTTCTCCCACTATAACGCTAGCTCTTTCCGTCCTTGCCCCGCCGGAAG ACTGAGAAACTGTGCATTTGTGGATTTCAAGAATGAAGCATTGGCTCATCAAGCTCAGCGACAGTTGAATGG GTTGAGGTTTCTTGGCAAGGTCTTAGCAGTGGAGAGAGCTAATAAGCCAAATGAGGATAATAAACATAAGCAAAGTGAAGCTCAATTGGGGAAGGATTATGCAGCACCAACTTCTGTGGAAAAGAAGGCTTCTATAATAAGAGATATCGGCAATGATTCTAAGTCAATTCCAGCTAGTGAGGCTATTGCTCCAAGGCTTGGTGTAGATTATCCATTTCCTCCTCACCTGGA GTATGCTTATCCTCCTCCAGATGGAAATATCCTGACCAACATTGTAAATGCTCTTATTGCTGTTCCTCGCTTTTATACACAG GTGTTGCATTTGATGAACAAAATGAACATTCCAGCTCCATTTCGGATGGCGCTCCCCACTCCACCATTACCACCTTCAGTGGCCCCACCTGAACCCCCACCTCCCCCCATTGCAACTGCAAAACCTCATTTAGCAGATTCCAGTAGTGAGTCAGAAATGGAGTCCTCAGATGAG GAGGTTGATGACAAAGCCTCTCATGTTGAAACTTCAGGAGCAGTTAAATCTAGACGAAAGCGTGCTAGACGAGAATCAATTGTAGGCCCTGCAGTGGATAAAGATGTAGCTCATGAGGCTGTTGGACTGAAACCTTCCTCCCTGGTCCCAAAAGAAATTCCTGTTATAAAAAAGAAGAACCCTGTGTTACAG ATCAAAATTGCCCCCAAAGTAACTCCGAACGAGCAAAAGGATGACGGCATTATGAAAGAATTTGAAGAGCCGCTCGATGAAGGTTTAGATCATAAACCTTATGCAACTCCAGAAGAAATAGAGAGTAACAAGCTGGCTCCAGAGGAAATTCTCTCACTTCCAAAGTTTAAG AATTATACAGTTGGGAATCCCACATCTGTGTTGTACATAAAGAACTTGAGCAAGGATATGGTTCCTGATGATTTCTTCTTCATATTTG GATCATTGTTTGGAGGCATTGATGCAGCTAAAACTGGCCTTAGTGTGAAGTTAATGCAG GAGGGAAGAATGAGGGGCCAAGCTTTTGTGACATTTCCATCAGTTGAACTGGCCCACCAAGCTTTG AATCTAGTGAATGGATACGTGTTCAAAGGTAAGCCAATGATCATACAGTTTGGTCGGAATCCTTCAGCTGGCAAGGCGAATTAG
- the LOC110620623 gene encoding U11/U12 small nuclear ribonucleoprotein 65 kDa protein isoform X3 yields MSYTCSLTQIYFECAGDALRLRNCAFVDFKNEALAHQAQRQLNGLRFLGKVLAVERANKPNEDNKHKQSEAQLGKDYAAPTSVEKKASIIRDIGNDSKSIPASEAIAPRLGVDYPFPPHLEYAYPPPDGNILTNIVNALIAVPRFYTQVLHLMNKMNIPAPFRMALPTPPLPPSVAPPEPPPPPIATAKPHLADSSSESEMESSDEEVDDKASHVETSGAVKSRRKRARRESIVGPAVDKDVAHEAVGLKPSSLVPKEIPVIKKKNPVLQIKIAPKVTPNEQKDDGIMKEFEEPLDEGLDHKPYATPEEIESNKLAPEEILSLPKFKNYTVGNPTSVLYIKNLSKDMVPDDFFFIFGSLFGGIDAAKTGLSVKLMQEGRMRGQAFVTFPSVELAHQALNLVNGYVFKGKPMIIQFGRNPSAGKAN; encoded by the exons ATGAGCTATACATGCTCCTTAACCCAGATATATTTCGAATGTGCTGGAGATGCTCTAAG ACTGAGAAACTGTGCATTTGTGGATTTCAAGAATGAAGCATTGGCTCATCAAGCTCAGCGACAGTTGAATGG GTTGAGGTTTCTTGGCAAGGTCTTAGCAGTGGAGAGAGCTAATAAGCCAAATGAGGATAATAAACATAAGCAAAGTGAAGCTCAATTGGGGAAGGATTATGCAGCACCAACTTCTGTGGAAAAGAAGGCTTCTATAATAAGAGATATCGGCAATGATTCTAAGTCAATTCCAGCTAGTGAGGCTATTGCTCCAAGGCTTGGTGTAGATTATCCATTTCCTCCTCACCTGGA GTATGCTTATCCTCCTCCAGATGGAAATATCCTGACCAACATTGTAAATGCTCTTATTGCTGTTCCTCGCTTTTATACACAG GTGTTGCATTTGATGAACAAAATGAACATTCCAGCTCCATTTCGGATGGCGCTCCCCACTCCACCATTACCACCTTCAGTGGCCCCACCTGAACCCCCACCTCCCCCCATTGCAACTGCAAAACCTCATTTAGCAGATTCCAGTAGTGAGTCAGAAATGGAGTCCTCAGATGAG GAGGTTGATGACAAAGCCTCTCATGTTGAAACTTCAGGAGCAGTTAAATCTAGACGAAAGCGTGCTAGACGAGAATCAATTGTAGGCCCTGCAGTGGATAAAGATGTAGCTCATGAGGCTGTTGGACTGAAACCTTCCTCCCTGGTCCCAAAAGAAATTCCTGTTATAAAAAAGAAGAACCCTGTGTTACAG ATCAAAATTGCCCCCAAAGTAACTCCGAACGAGCAAAAGGATGACGGCATTATGAAAGAATTTGAAGAGCCGCTCGATGAAGGTTTAGATCATAAACCTTATGCAACTCCAGAAGAAATAGAGAGTAACAAGCTGGCTCCAGAGGAAATTCTCTCACTTCCAAAGTTTAAG AATTATACAGTTGGGAATCCCACATCTGTGTTGTACATAAAGAACTTGAGCAAGGATATGGTTCCTGATGATTTCTTCTTCATATTTG GATCATTGTTTGGAGGCATTGATGCAGCTAAAACTGGCCTTAGTGTGAAGTTAATGCAG GAGGGAAGAATGAGGGGCCAAGCTTTTGTGACATTTCCATCAGTTGAACTGGCCCACCAAGCTTTG AATCTAGTGAATGGATACGTGTTCAAAGGTAAGCCAATGATCATACAGTTTGGTCGGAATCCTTCAGCTGGCAAGGCGAATTAG